In a genomic window of Gossypium arboreum isolate Shixiya-1 chromosome 9, ASM2569848v2, whole genome shotgun sequence:
- the LOC108456004 gene encoding protein LIGHT-DEPENDENT SHORT HYPOCOTYLS 4 → MDSLQGFETTGNPSVALTPIFPLSMTTVSAASAATTTTNGNPLSVSSLSSSSSSSTSPTTTLSRYENQKRRDWNTFGQYLCNHRPPLSLSRCSGAHVLEFLRYLDQFGKTKVHNPLCPFFGHPNPPAPCPCPLRQAWGSLDALIGRLRAAFEEHGGKPEANPFGARAVRLYLREVRDSQAKARGISYEKKKRKRPPHNPASLPPPNQ, encoded by the coding sequence ATGGATTCTCTTCAGGGTTTCGAAACCACTGGAAACCCTTCCGTTGCTTTAACACCGATTTTCCCTCTTTCGATGACCACCGTGAGCGCAGCGTCCGCCGCCACGACCACTACCAACGGAAACCCTTTATCAGTCTCCTCCCTTTCTTCCTCTTCCAGCTCCTCCACTTCCCCGACCACAACTCTCAGCCGTTACGAGAACCAAAAGCGCCGTGACTGGAACACCTTCGGTCAATACCTCTGTAACCACCGCCCTCCTCTCTCCCTTTCCCGTTGCAGCGGCGCCCACGTCCTTGAATTCCTCCGGTACCTAGACCAGTTCGGGAAAACCAAAGTCCATAACCCACTTTGCCCTTTCTTTGGCCACCCTAACCCTCCAGCCCCATGCCCTTGTCCTCTCCGTCAAGCTTGGGGAAGCCTCGATGCTCTCATCGGTCGCCTCCGTGCCGCCTTCGAGGAACACGGCGGCAAGCCTGAAGCTAACCCCTTTGGTGCTCGTGCTGTTAGGCTTTACCTACGTGAAGTCCGTGATTCACAAGCTAAAGCTAGAGGCATAAGCTAcgagaagaagaaaaggaaacGTCCCCCTCATAATCCTGCATCTCTTCCACCACCAAATCAGTAA